The Aminivibrio pyruvatiphilus DNA segment TAAGGATTCATGGCAGTTCAGCCGGTCCAGAAGCAAAAGCGAGAAATTCCTCGAAGGTGCCATCGATCTTCATGTTCATCCCGGCCCCCATCTTTTCAGCAGCCCCAGGAGCACCGACCCCATCAAGACTGCCATCGAGGCTCGGGACGCAGGCATGCGGGCCTTCGCCATCATGGACGTGTTCAACATGTCCGTCGGAACCGCCTGGATGGTCCAGCAGGTGGTGGAAGGCATCGAGGTCTACGGCGGCATTATCCTGAACACCGTGTTCGGCGGCATGAACCCCAGGGCGGTAAAGACGGCCATGTACTACGGCTCAGGGGCCAGGTACGTTACCTTCGGAGCCCATTCCACCTACTTCCAGGCCTACAAGGAAGGCCGGTACGACGACGACGGAAAATGGATTCTCCTCCGGGAGAAGTACCCAAAGTTCGTCACCGAGGAACTGGACCGGTGCATCCGGATCCCCGAAGGAGAGCCCACACCGGAGCTGAAGGAGATTCTCGAAGTCATCGCGGCCAACCCCCAGGTGTATCTTGAAACAGGCCATGTCTCGAAC contains these protein-coding regions:
- a CDS encoding DUF6282 family protein, encoding MFKDSWQFSRSRSKSEKFLEGAIDLHVHPGPHLFSSPRSTDPIKTAIEARDAGMRAFAIMDVFNMSVGTAWMVQQVVEGIEVYGGIILNTVFGGMNPRAVKTAMYYGSGARYVTFGAHSTYFQAYKEGRYDDDGKWILLREKYPKFVTEELDRCIRIPEGEPTPELKEILEVIAANPQVYLETGHVSNQEAFRLLELGKQYGIKKLVVSNAVVENMTDAEIEKAIGMGAWIERLLAAHTHTTPIPKTHYYVEPEYRAMDEGLQSTTHGGVAKVAEQIKKFGADHFFIGTDFGVYTLPTPVEGFREFIACLMDLGLTDEEIRKVSSINPGKLVDLND